TGGCCTGCTTCATGGAGAGAGCAAAGGTAGAAAAACAGTACGCCCAGCAGCTCAGCCAGTGGAGCAGCAAGTGGAAGTCCATAGTGGATTCTCGTAAGTATAAGAAGCTATGTCATGGGAAGACATGTTGGCTTAAAAACAGACACTCCCAGGCCTTTTCTCACCATCTCTGTTCTCACAAAGTCAAAATTAgtactgatttttattttatgagcacATCTGTGCTTGCCTGAAATTTCAGTGTAAAAATTAAGGTCATTATTTCTTTATTAGTACCATGACTCATCACTGCACCCTGTGTTGTTTCATTTCTCATCCCctctatttttttcctgcttcctCAGGGCCACTTTATGGCTCCCTCATGAGAGCATGGCAGTGTTTCTTCACCTCCACTGAGCGTTTGTCCGCGCTCCATTCTTCCATTTCGCAGTCGCTAACTTCAGAGGAGGGAGTCCGGGTGAAGACCTGGCAAAAGGAGACCTTTCCAAAGAAAATCTTCTGCGGGTTCAGGGAGAGCTACGACACCAATACGAGTTTTTCACGTGCGCAGAAACCCTGGTCCAAGAAGCTTATGAAGGTGCAGCACACATACATCCACCACTGTGAACTTATAATGATGGTCTAGCAATACCAAACAGGCTGAATGTCCTCTTAGCTTTTGGCAATGTCATTTTCTTAATCAGCAAATGAAAGATATATCTAAGAAATAAACATAAGATATATCAGACACGCAGATGAAGACTGCCCAAGAAGAcctgaaatgtttctttttcctaGCAGCCTGTTAGCTTCACTTagcagaaaaatagaaaaaaagagatttggctTCATTTTCAAGGTAGTAACCCAGCAAACATGCCAGTGTACGCCCTGTCCAGCAAACCCACACTTGTCCCACACAGGCCCCAAGGGACAATGTTTGCTGGGAAAATATTACAGCAAGAGGTTCTAGGTCCAAATCTGCCAGCCGGCTGCATCTTTTATGTTCTTGCTGTGCTTGCATGGGTTCTCTGCAGGTACTTTGGGTTCCTCCAAAAGTCCAAAGACAGGTTTATTGGTGATCCTAAATTGGCTGTAACCATACATTTAAGTATAAATGGTTGGCTAGCTCTCAGCTCCATGTGATGGACTGGAAGCCCATCCAGGCTACCCAGTAATAGTGAGGATAGGCTCCATGGCCCTCCCTCCTTgataagaaataaaagaaacacattaTACCACATTTGTTGATGATGTGGTTTTATGAGGAACTCCATATCAGATGTTAGACCAAAGCTGCTGACTAGctgcatgttttatttaaagaaatgagaggGCTGGTCGTAGATCGGCTCAGCTAGAGGGTTGCTCTGCTATGATTGGTTATTATGCTAATAACCATTTGAATAAACACTATGACAAATCATTTTAATATGTATTTAGTAAGTTTGATTGAAATTAACATTATAAGTAGCAATATACCACTTTGACTAGTTACATGACGTGATATCAGGATATCTATGATGTCGTTCTGACCAGTCTAAATAACAACTGTGTGCTAGGTTAGCATCTCAGGCTGAGATGGTATGCTGCAAGTAAATTACAgagtcctgggtttgaattcGCCCTGAGCCCTTTGTCTCTGTCATCACTCAACTGCCCTGTTGTCCTGTACCCCCCTTGAAAAAACGGATTTTTACAGCTTTCTGATGATACTAGCTAAGTGTTGAAGAAATTATAACTGAAAAAGGCATGAAATAGATCGATCTTATCATCAGCTCATCAACAAATCTGTAGCTGTAGCTTTGTTGTAGTAGAATGTTAATATGTACTCGCTGACTCCCAGTCCTCAGAGGTTTTGGTCCACATTGAcacgatagcatcacacagtggcTGCAGATTTTTGGGCTACACATACATGATGCCCATTCAATCACAtcacaaaggtgctctattggattgaaattgggtgactgtggaggccgtcTGAGTACAGTAAACACATTCTTATGTTCATGAAACCAGATGGCAATGTTGTGGTTATAAAGAGATGTCACTAACAGTATATTCAGGTATGCTGCGGTGTTTGAACATCGCTCAAATGGCACGAGAGGCACAAAAAGAGATGAGAAAATATCCCCCTTCATCGTTACACCACCTGCAGCTTGAACGGTTGATAAgagatggatccatgcttttatgttactgatgttttaTGTTATTCAAATTCTGACCCTTGAATTTCACAGCAGAGAATTCAAATTTATAAGCAGCTCTGTCATATAAGGCAGGCAGGTACACAACaacaaagcgccttgaggcgacttttgttgtgatttggcgctatataaataaaattgaattgaattgaattgaagagtCACCGAAACCTTTTGGACACAGACTATTTCCTGGTGAAATCTGAGTATTGACTTATCTGACTTTCCTGTATATAAAAATGATGTAATGCAACTAACTAGCTATAGTGGATGGACcttattatttactttttagcAGATCAACAGTAGTTAAGCTCAGTTTAGTTCCAGTACAAAGATAAACTAATCGTGGCAAAAGCTTTGTACTTAAATGATAGATGTAAGTGGCCTTAACCTTTTTAATCTAACTCTCAGcaaaaaatgaagaagaaagaatCTGGCTAAAAACTGCATATTTACTAAATCTGTTTTCcatcaaataaataatatttacatGCAAATGTATATTCAACAGCTGGAGAAGGTTCGAGTTGCATACCACAAGGTCTGTCAGAGGGAGCAAGCAGCtctggagaaagaaaagcaagcaaACGAAAACTCTGAGATGAGCCAAGAGAAAAAGCAGAAGATGACTGAGGCCAGAGAGAAGGCCACGGAGGAGAAGGAAATGGTGAGGAGAGATGTTTAATCATTGCAACATTTCACTCAGTCACGCATGTTTAATTAGGGATGCATTGATAGGACTTCTAATTTCACCATTTCTTATTCACGACTCATATCTGCTGATATTTACTCAGTTGAAAAATTCTAAACACGAGCCCCAGCCTTCAGTTTTTGTTCCAAGCAATTTCCTTCTATGGAGATGTGTTATTGTTACTCTGCTCAGTGTTTATGGAGCACAGCATGGGAACAGCAGAGAGCATCAGATGATTTATACGTATTAGATTCTCTGTTAAAGCCACACAGCGGAGGTTCTTCCTGGGGAGGATACTCAACTTTGCATCATGCAGCTGTTTCTGCCTGCAGGCTAGAGATAAATATGAGAAAATCCTGGAGGACGTGTCGACCTACACACCTCGATATATGGAGGAGATGGAAGCCATTTTTGAAGAGTCgcaggaagaggagaggaagaggatcAGCTTTCTCAAGCAAGTCTTCCTGTCCATCCATAGACACTTGGATGTCACCAACAATGAAAGGTGAGCAACTTGAATCCTTGAATGCTTATGTGTACAAATTACTTATTAGCATAAGTGGTAGCGTTGACTGTCTTTTCATCTTTGTGCCAGTGTCAAGGCAGTTTACAGTGAGCTCCACCAAACTTTAATGGCCATTGATGAGCAAGATGATCTCAAATGGTGGAAGAACAATCACGGTCCAGGCATGCCCACCGACTGGCCAAAGATTGAGGTACACAGACATGTAAACATCTGTATTATTCTATGTGCGACATAAACACTATATACTAATTGAGTCTATTGTGTTTATGTAGATATtttgtatacatatacatataaacaAAATTCATAACCTTAAGTGTATCCACAATAAATAGCCACTTATGAAACGTTTTGGCTGTTGCAGTTTTTTATATTAGAAAGGtcttatatttaatttaatagcaAGAGTGCTAAGCTATCAGCTAATGCTACCTAGTTTAGCTGAATCACAGACACGGTATGTTAGCgctaaaatacaaataaaataacttttacTCACCAGAACTTGAGGGCAAACCTGTTGTAGATGGCAGAGCAATACTATTTGTCAGATAATTAAATTAACGTGAAAACCCCACGAAAATAGCAGAGCAGTCTAGTTCAGTGAGATGAAGCCTAGCAGACAGTTAGCTGCCTAGTTATCACCAACCGTCACTGCTAATAATGCGCAACTTTAAGCcttcttttaaaaacatcatCTCGGCAATTATAATTAAAGGGGAAATTAgctgataaaaacaataatactaGGTGGTAAACATGTTAATTTCTACTGTAAATTTGGGAATTTTAATATGCAAGGTGTTTTGAATTCAGAGCCATGAATTGTGTTTTTGCAGctcttttttgcagtttttgtcaGGGAGCTACATGTTAACCTATATATTCTTTTTCATGTTACATCAGGAATGGGTCCCACCAGTAAAAAAGCTCAAGCGAAAGAAGAGAGaccaaaaaggaaaggaaagccGACCGTAAGTTAccccaagtggtgtgtgtgCTCTTATACAGTTCTGTAAAAAACTATCTACACcatccataggaattaagaagATAATTAGCAGCCAAAAACCATCAAGTAACCAAATGCATTTGCTTAATTTTTCATCAGTAAGTTTATCACCTGCAAAAATCAAAAAGCTACAGGACTTAacgtgttaaatgttaaagtttatgACTGAACAATTGGaaaagtatggcttgtttggaaggattGCCATCTCATATCAACTGTCACCGCTGGTGGAGGTGTGcttttttgggtttgttttcagCCAAAGGACCTGAACAGTTTGCAGACATTGAGTTGACCATGAACTAgaataccaaagtattctagagtaaAATGTAAGGACATCTGTCTGATAGCTGGATCAAGCAACAGGACAACGATCCTACGCACAGCAGTGAATCTACAACAATGGcggaaaaggaaaagaatcaAAGGTGTTGCGATGGTCCAGTCAAAGTCTGACTGAAACGTTGTGGCAGATCTTTACAGGAGCTGGATATAAATGAATACTCTCAAACCTCAATGAGATGAAGCAAGGTTGTAAAAAAGATTAAGTCAAAATTCCTCTGCAATAATGTGAGTcacacagaaaatgattactttGAGTTATTGCTGCTGAAGGTAATTCTACAAGTTGCTGAATCATAGGGTATAGTTAGTTATTCACgctatgcagtcctgtgaaaactttctttttcacgtctgaataaataataatgatccAGAGGTGGACAATACATTTTTCCGCCTGATTCATATTCGTCGTTTTTACTTTTCCTCTCCTCCTAGTGTGATGATTGGGGGTGTGAAGGTGCGAGCTTTGTACGACTACGTGGGAGAGGAGGGTGATGAGCTGTCCTTTAAAGCAGGTGACACATACAGTGTGACGCAACAACGCCATTTTATTCTCGGTGTAAAGGCAAgatgtttatgccaaattacaaccGCCACATCAACATAAATACGCGTAGGAGGACAGAATTGTAATCAGTCCTTCTAAAATGATGATAGACGGGCTGGTGAACACAAGTGTGCTGCGTGGAATTACTAATGTGATATTTTATGGTTTATGCTgctgtagtttcattttaataactTGTAAATGGCCACGGGAAAAGTATGGAGTAAAATTAAGCTGAATGAATATGATTTGtgcataaaaatgtaaacaaacaagagCTTGTTAATGCTTTTATGCTGATCATTATTTCACTAAATTCAACTTGgatctttttttattatctctTGAATGATACACCAAAAAAGCATGCAATGTGGATCATGAAATTAATAGACTGTGTGCATGTGGCTTACCAGAAAAAGGTTAGGACCCACTGCCCTAGGGTGCCGAAATCTTAACCgcagaaaaacacaagacaGCATTTGCAAGGTTGCCTGGAAACCCATATCTGAACCGCAGGATGACACATGGAGCAAAAAACAACTGTTACTGTCAGTTAAGCCAACATGAAACCTAAacagatgtgtgtttttattcccTGCACACTTCCACGCTTGTTTATTTTAGTGCTGTGTAACAGCAAGATGTCCAAACTCTAATATTCTTTTATATATATGACTCCAATCTCCTTTTGAAATATGTCTTTACAACATCAGTTGAATTTTTGCCTTAATTAACATTAATTTCACCGTGTTGTATGCCCATAACTGAACtgagttttgttctgtttgatgCCAGGTGAGGTATTCCTGAAGGTCGAGGAAGAGGACGATCAAGGCTGGTGCCGAGGAGCACTGAGCGGTGGGAAGGAGGGGTTCTACCCAGCTAATTATGTTGAAGTTGCAGAGTGATATTAACACTGTTCAACATATTATGCCCTGAACCTTTTTCTTACAAAGACTTGgtttttaaattctttataAATACCACTTATTTATCGTCTAAGATGTTGTCACACTGATGTTGAGCTTGTGTCATATAGTATCTGTTCtcagacatttttttaatgtttaaggCCTTAATATCGAAACCCACTTGATTAAAGTACATCTTCAATATGAATTAACTTATGAGAGAATAGAATGTACTGTTTCTGCTGGATGTgcatatgtgtgagtgtgtttgcatgttaagagaaaacacaagaaaataaGAGAAGATATTTATTTACTGCCATCATGCCTCAGTCATTAGATCACTGTAATACAGATGAAGCTGAtagtgattgttggggtttacaCAAGTGCAAGTTTACAATGATGTGTGCATGCAATGTTAATGCCTATTTCAATATTAAGCGCAGAAAATTGCTTGATTGCAGGAGGaattatcaaaataaaagtaatctcTTCCTCT
Above is a genomic segment from Maylandia zebra isolate NMK-2024a linkage group LG8, Mzebra_GT3a, whole genome shotgun sequence containing:
- the LOC101482944 gene encoding protein kinase C and casein kinase II substrate protein 3, which encodes MASLPKEPPEDARKQSFWMPGNYVRTVHRTERSFQACNDIVACFMERAKVEKQYAQQLSQWSSKWKSIVDSRPLYGSLMRAWQCFFTSTERLSALHSSISQSLTSEEGVRVKTWQKETFPKKIFCGFRESYDTNTSFSRAQKPWSKKLMKLEKVRVAYHKVCQREQAALEKEKQANENSEMSQEKKQKMTEAREKATEEKEMARDKYEKILEDVSTYTPRYMEEMEAIFEESQEEERKRISFLKQVFLSIHRHLDVTNNESVKAVYSELHQTLMAIDEQDDLKWWKNNHGPGMPTDWPKIEEWVPPVKKLKRKKRDQKGKESRPVMIGGVKVRALYDYVGEEGDELSFKAGEVFLKVEEEDDQGWCRGALSGGKEGFYPANYVEVAE